One segment of Ipomoea triloba cultivar NCNSP0323 chromosome 12, ASM357664v1 DNA contains the following:
- the LOC115998216 gene encoding GPN-loop GTPase QQT1 produces the protein MVFGQIVIGPPGSGKTTYCNGMSQFLQLIGRKVAVINLDPANDALPYECAINIEDLVKLSDVMVEHSLGPNGGLVYCMDYLEKNIDWLESKLKPLLKDHYFLFDLPGQVELFFLHSNAKSVIMKLIKKLNLMLTAVHLVDAHLCSDPGKYVSALLLSLSTMLHLELPHVNVLSKIDLIESYGKLAFNLDFYTDVQDLSYLQYHLDQDPRSSKYRKLTKELCEVVENFGLVNFTTLDIQDKESVGNLVKLIDKSNGYIFAGIDATAVEFSKIAVGPVDWDYYRVAAVQEKYMKDDEDDFGKDG, from the exons CAAAGTTGCTGTAATTAACTTGGATCCCGCAAATGATGCTTTGCC ATACGAGTGTGCTATTAATATCGAGGATCTAGTTAAACTGAGTGATGTGATGGTTGAGCATTCTCTTGGTCCCAATGGAG GTCTTGTATATTGCATGGATTATCTTGAGAAGAACATTGACTGGTTAGAATCCAAGTTGAAACCTCTCCTTAAAG ATCACTACTTCCTCTTTGATCTCCCGGGTCAGGTGGAGCTATTTTTCCTTCATTCAAATGCCAAATCAGTGATCATGAAActcattaagaaattaaatctCATG TTGACTGCAGTACATTTAGTTGATGCACATCTATGTAGTGATCCTGGAAAGTATGTGAGTGCATTGCTTTTGTCATTATCAACCATGCTACATTTGGAATTACCCCATGTCAATGTTCTGTCCAAGATTGATCTTATTGAAAGTTACGGAAAGCTAG CTTTTAATCTGGACTTCTATACAGATGTACAAGATTTATCTTACTTGCAGTATCATCTTGATCAGGATCCACGGTCTTCTAAGTACAG GAAGCTTACAAAGGAGCTCTGCGAGGTGGTAGAAAATTTTGGACTTGTGAATTTCACAACATTGGATATTCAG GATAAGGAGAGCGTTGGAAATCTCGTCAAATTGATTGACAAGAGCAATGGGTACATCTTTGCTGGCATCGATGCTACTGCAGTCGAATTCAGCAAAATCGCAGTCGGTCCTGTTGACTGGGATTACTATCG AGTTGCTGCAGTGCAAGAGAAGTACATGaaggatgatgaagatgatttTGGCAAGGATGGCTGA